Below is a genomic region from Rhodohalobacter sp. 614A.
GGTTGAAGTTATATTTCCCCTTTGATTTAGCAGATCTTCCTCGGGGCGGAAATAGGTTATTTCTCCTTTAAATCCGGCATCTTCAATATATCCGGCCCAACCAAACCCCAGCGCAACCTTGTCGAGATAGTGCCCGCCAATAAACTGCAGATCGTATTGATTCCAATTGGTCCGGTACATGCCGGCAATCACCATTTGCTCAAAATCATCAGCCATGCTAAACCCAACTTCAATACTTGATGCGAAATCGAGATTGTATATCAGGTTGGCCCCGTCTATTCCGGGACGTTCTTCGTAATCAAAATCAAGAAAAGCGTAGTTGTTGAACAGGTCATTCGGGTTCCATACATAAGTTTTCCCCCAGTTAATTCGCATGCGTCCTGCGTAGGCTTCAACAGGACCATTAAAATAACTGAGGTGCAGGCGGTCGATCTGGGAATGTAGCAATGATTTTCCATCATCAATCCACACCCAGGATAGATCCGCATAGTTGACATCCCTCTCATATAAAAATTCCAAACCCAGGGTATTTTCAACATTAAAGCCGTTTAGCAGACGGGTTCTGAGGTCTGCATTCAGCTCAAGATTTGGGGTGAATCTCCACTCAGTCTCAAACCTGTGATGCAAAATATTATCGTATCGTACGGTGGATAAGCTGTTACTTAATGATACCTGCCCCAGCTCTTTTAAATATCCGCTGATGTCCAGAAATTTTTCCTGGGCATGCGCTGTGAAAGGTGAGTGAATACAAAACAGAAAGAAAAGCAGGACAAGAATTTTCCTGTGAGACCTGGTCAACACTTTTAAAAAAATGGACTGAATTTCCGTCTCACCATCATCCTCGCTAAATTCTTCTTTGCATTGAAAAAAAGTACTCATCTTCGTTCATCCGAATCGATTTTGCCATCCACCAGTGTAACAACTCTCCTTGCACGATCAATAACCCGCTGATCGTGCGTAGAAAACACAAAGGTCATCTGTTCCCTTTCATTCAACTCCAGCATCATATCAAGCAATTCGGCTGTAGAAACAGAATCGAGATTAGCCGTTGGCTCGTCTGCTAATACAAATGCCGGCCTGGAAGCCAAAGCCCTGGCCACCGCTACACGCTGCTGCTGTCCGCCGGAAAGTTCGGACGGGCGTTTGTTGATTTTATCCTCCAGACCAACTTCTTTCAACAACTCAATGCTTTTTTCCCTGCATTCTTTGGAGGGACGGCCCTGCATCTGCATAATAAAAGAGACGTTTTCGAGAGCGGTTAGTACGGGGATCAGGTTGTACGCCTGGAACACAAATCCAATATGATTCAGCCTGAAATTGATCAGTTTTCGGTCTGATAATGTGCTTAAGTCTGTGTCCTGAATTAAAGCTGTACCCTCAGTTGGCTCATCCAATCCGCCAATAATGTTGAGAAGTGTGGTTTTACCTGAACCGGACGGACCCACAATTGAGGTAAATTCACCTTTCTCTATCGTCAGATCTACTCCGCGAAGCGCATGTACAGGAACCTGATCGGAGTTATAAACTTTCGTTAATCCAGTTGTTGATATGACTGACATGGCGGTTGAGTTACGGGTGGCGGGTTTTATGTTGCGGGATGAAACTTTGCCAATTCGCGGTTTTGTGTTTGATTGCTATTAATTGGCTCGCAACTGTTTTCATGATGACTTATCTGTTTGATTTCTGGTTACGCGAAACACACGACCCGTAACCTGAAACACGTTTTCAATTAAATTTCCTGATGGCCTGCACTGGTTTCAGTTTCAACGTTCGCCAGGCCGGATACAGCGCAGAAAAAAGCGCAGCTACAGCTATCATCAGCATAATGTTTACATAGTACGGCCACGATAACGAAGGATAAACCACCGTTCCGATTCCATACTGGTTTAACCCCTGTGCAAACGCGCTGAGATCAATTCCCACATTCCCGAAATAGGTGATACAAAGCCAGCTTATGAATAATCCAACCGGAGCCCCGACCATCGTCAGAAATACGGTTTCAATCATCACCATGCTGAATGTTCTTGCTTTGTTCATGCCAATGGCCCTCAGCATTCCAAGTTCGCGTGTACGTTCTAAAACGGCCATTAACATTGTGTTAATTATGCTGAATACTAAACCGATGATGATGATGATCATGACGATGTACAGTGTGAGATCCATCATATCAAAAGTATATCTCAAATCGGGGGCGATGTCTCTCCATGTTTTTACTTCAACATCGGGAAACTCCTCGCGGATCTGAGCGGCATATGTTTCAGCCATTGCAAGATCTTCGATATCAATTCTGATGTTGTGAATGGCATCCATATTTCCAAGCAGGCGATTGAGATCCTCCTGCAGTACAAAAACACTTCCTTCATCAATCTGGTCGACAAAACTATCATAAATGCCGGTTACACGGAATGCTCCTCCCGTGATGTCTCCGGTAACATCCTGGAAACTGAGTACCATTCTTGATCTCAAATCCAGATCGAGCCTTTCGGCCAATTTTATGCCGATGAGAATCGGGTTCCGAGCCGTGCTGTCCGGCATGGCGCCGGCTGTAATGTACTGTTCAATTGCTACTGATGTATCTGCGCCGACATCGATTCCATAAATGGTTACCCCAAAGCTGCTGTGCGGACTTTGGGCCAAACCGGTTGCCACACTTTTTGCGGAAATCCGTTCAACGAATGGTTCGTCCTGCAAACTTTGAATCAGTTCGTCTTTATCGGGAATGGAATATTTCGGATTATAAAGATCTCCAAACTGCGGATGCTCAATTTGAATATGCCCGATGTACAATTCGATCTGGTTCTGCAGGTAATCCTCCAGCAGGCCATTGAAAAAACCCGCACAAAAAATGCCCGCCCAGGTACCAAGCAGTACGGCAACGATCACGACCCCGCTGCGCGCCGGATTTCTCCAGACATTTTTCCACCCGAGTTTTATGATATTCACGACCATATCAGGACCTCATCGCTTCTACGGGATTTAACCTGCTGGCTTTAATCAATGGTATTACGCTAAAAATCAATGTGATGATAAACACGGTAACAGCCTGTGTATAGAACACAACCGGATCGGTGGAAAACTGCATGACCGCTTCCATTCCATAGGATTGATAAACTTCGGCGATATCTCCCGAAAACTGAATTGGATTGACATTGAAGTACCATGCGATTGGAATGGAAATCAGAATTCCAATCCCCGAACCGACCAAAGCCATTAACAAAATTTCAAAGGCCAGCATCACTGCAATAGCCAGGCGGGGAGTTCCTACGGAGATCATAACGCCAAACTCGTATGTGCGCTCGGTAATCATCATCAAAACCGTTCCCAGAATTCCAAAGCCAACCACGATGTACAAGATGGCAATCATGATTAACCCGCTTCCGCGATCGGCCTGAATTGTTTGAACCAATTCAGGCATCATTTCCTGCCATGCCATCACTTCAAATTCGTCCGAAAACTTAGTTTGCAAACGATTCACAGTCGTTTCTACCTGATCGGTATCTTCCAGGATGATGGAAAGAGCCGTTACACGATCATCCGCTGCAAGAAAATATTGTGCAGTGTTGAGGGGCAATACCACCAAGCTTCTGTTGAGTTCGGGATTTGGAAAAGCGATGGTTCCTCTGATTCTATACAAACCGGTAGCACTTTGTCCCCTGAATCCCTGGCCGATTAACACCAGGCTGTCACCGAGCTGAATGTCGAGCCGTTCCATTAATTCCCTGCCGAGAATGACCGATTGTTCGTCATTGCTTTCAAAATAGGTTCCGGATTGTATGCGCCGTTCGGGATTGCTTAAATATTTCTCTGCCTCCACATCAATTCCCATAATCATTGCCGGACGGCTCTGATTTTGACCCGCAGCCAATGCAAATGATTCAAGCCGGGGAACTACATTTTGAACGGATTCTTCTTCTTTGATTTTGGAATAGATGGAATCCGCAGCAATGAACGAATTATCCAGTGTTTTGTCATCCCAGTAGCCATCGGCATGAACCTGAATATACCCGGTGAAGGTGCCCACTGTATTTTCGATCATATCTGAATATTGCCCTTCCTGCATCGAGCGCATCACGGATGCAAGAAACACAGCCACGATAATAGAGAGCATCGTAATGATCGTGCGCCGTTTATTCCTCCAGATATTTCGCCAGGCCAGATTTAGGTATAGCATTTCAGAGTTCAGTTAGCATTTATCATTAAACAGGTAATTATACCTTCAATATCATTTAGATTTCTTTGTAAGGAATTTTCATTTCACTGTTCTTACTAATAGAGTGTGTTTAAAATTCAAATCTTATATAGTCATTGCGAATGAAATGAAGCAATCCCCAAACACTGTCCTAAACTATGAGATTGCCACGTCGTCACTCCGTTCCTCCTCGCAATGACTTTTGTAAATTCTATTGAACCCGCTTCATATTTTGGATGCTGAAAAACTGCTCGGACACATCGATTTCAAATTCAATATCATCATAAATAATGACTGTACTATGACCTTCATCATCCATCGGGTTCATTTCCATTCTTGTGGGGATTAAACGACCGCCCATCTCTTGTACTTCCGAGCCTGTCATAACCCGCAACATGTAATCGTCTTCATCAAAATATTCTGCCCGCAGATGAAGATAATCGTCTTTAGAAATGTAACTGACCACCCTTGCCCACACAATTGGAGCGTCGGGTTTCGGTATCATTTCAATTTTGTAACAATCGTACCCGTTAACCGTGCTGTCACCCAACATTTCATAGGTATAATCGGTTACAATGGAGGACTCCCGCACAAGGTCATTGTTTGAAAAATCTGATCCCATCCACGATTGACTCATCATAGACGGCGGCATTTTAATGGTACGGTTAACATCAGGCAGCCAGTTCCAGATTTCGTTGTTTCGCATCAGGAAAGCCGTACCCTCATCTCGGGCAGGAGCGGTAATCAGAATCATGCTGTAATCCTCACCCAGGCTCCAGCTTTTCATCGACACGCTTCGCTCCCAGCTCGGGCGAATAATTTGCATGGTGATTTCCGCGCGGGAGCTTTCGCCTTCCATTCTCTCATAAGCTTCCTGCACAATTTCCTGCGCTGTTTGCGCATAGGCTGAGAGTGTCATCAACCCAAATAAACTAACAGCGACAGCTACTTTTTTAATCAGGTACATATTCCTCCAGTATTTTTTGTTTCATCTCCTTTAACGGATAATGCTCTCCCATCGTCACACACCCCAACAGAATTCCGTCCATGATGGCCCCAAGTTGATAAGCTTCCAGTTTTGGCTGCTCATAACCCAAATCCCACATGATCTCTTTGTATAAATCCAACTGTTGTTCCTGAACTTTATCGAGCTTTGCTTTTAAACTGCTAAATGCTTCCGGTTGAAGTGCCAGGGATACCATCAGCCTTCCTGTGTTGCTTTCCGTCTCGATAAATTCGAATGTTCGTTCCAGGGTTTGGCGGATTTTATCGACGGGCGTAAACTCTTTTGGAAAATTTGTTACCGCCTCACCCAATTCTATCAACTGATCGAAGATCGCCTCAAGAATGTCTTGTTTACTATCAAAATAGTGATAGATCAGGCCTTTGGATATGCCGGCTTTTTTGGCGACGGCAGCGATACTTGTTTTTGCATATCCCTCATTGGCGAACAGTTTGAAGGCCGCGTCTATAATTTGATTACGGGTTTGCTGGCGGATCTCTTCGTTTTGCTCTGGTGTTCGTGGACTCATTTTTAATTGACTAAACGTTCAGTCAAAAATTTACGCATTAAAATCCATAAACCAAAGCATTCTGACTTTTTTGACAGCAGGATGATTTTACATGTGAGAAATGCTTCTCACCATCATCACTTAAGTCCTCAAAAACCATCGAAGAGTTTGGGACTAATTTTTTTCTATCCAAACGATCAGGTTTTAATTCCCAAAGAATTGAAGACCTGCTGTAAAACCGAGCCAAAGTTTAAAATTATGATCACCCCTGTCGGTATCTATAATGGAATACCAGGTGTAATCCTTCTCATCTTCTTCATCAGAAACGAGCAGGTTAAGAGTCGGACCGGCATAGATTCCAAATCCCCGGGTAATTTCCTTTCCAAGCATATACCTGAAGCTGTACATGCTGCTCTCCCAGATATCGTCATCTTCTTCCTGAATACTTTGAATGGTGAAATCCTTCATTCGGAAATATCCTCTGTAACGATCATTATTCCAGGCTTCCTCAAGCGGAGTATGGGCGCCGATTGACCAACCGAAACTCCAGAGATCCTCGCCATTGAGCGCTGAATTGTAACCAAGTGAAATCATGTTATAAATATCCATGGTTCCAAGTTTCAGCCCAAAATTTGTATAACCGCCATCATTCACCCAGATGTCAACATTCTTCCGTCCGTTTCCATATAAACTGACCAACCCAACGGGAACACCATCAAAATAATCGCCAATATTTACCAAGCCGATCTGAACACCCTCGGCCCTCTTCGCAACATTCGCAACCCCGGCTATCTGGATGCCCTGCATTTCACTCGCCACGTTTAAAATCCCTGCCATTGAGATGCCCTGCATATCGTTTGCAACATTCAGTACGCCGGACATCATAATGCCCTGGGCGTAGGCCGTGCTGAAATTCCCGATTCCCGACATCATAATTCCTTGCATATCTCCGGTGCCGGCATTCAATATTCCTGCTCCTTGAATTCCCTGGATATCGCCACCACCGATGTTCGCGATTCCTGCAAACTGAAGACCCTGGATGCCTTGCAAACCCGTATTAATCAAACCGGCAAACTGGAACCCCTGAACATATCCTTCTGAAATATTTCCAAGTCCGGCAAATTGAAGTCCCTGCATGTCTTCGCGTGCATAATTAACAAGACTGGCAAGATTCAATCCAGCCATATTTCCACCGGTGGCATTCAGCACTCCCAGTTGCAAACCCTCTGCATATTTTTTGTTGATATTTACAATCCCGATTTCATATCCATCCAAAGCGCCATGATAACCTACCAGGATGTTGAGAGAATATTTCGCCGAATACTCGTGGGCATCCAAACCATTTGTACTGAGACCGGGAACCAGAGTTACCCGGAATTTCCGGTATTTAAGATCCGGATCGTGCTGTGCTTCGGCAGTTTGTATTCCAACAAAACAGATGAGCAAAACGAGAATAGTAAGAACTTTTTTCATAGATAAATTTTTAATTCGATTTTATTCTTTTCCCTACGAAATTTCTGTGGCAGAGTTTTAAAAAAGGTGCTTTAAAAAACGTATCTTTGCATTGCGAATCGCAGAACTATCAGAAAGATGAAAATTAATATTCCATCCGAAACAGCTACCCTCCACGGAGTCATTGTCCACTCGCCCGGTCATGAGGTGTCTTTGGTGAATCCAAGTTTGAAGGAGGAGCTTCTTTTTGACGACATCATTTTTGAAAGCGATGCCCGTTACGAGCATCTTGATATGCTCAAAATTTTCAATGCAGCCATGCCGTCTGACGGAGAAGTATTCGAAATTCTTGATTTGGCTGAAGAGTGTTTTCAATCGGAGGATGTAAAAGCCGAGTTCATTGAATTAATGATCAAAGAACTGCCATTCGAAAACATTCACACCATCGAAAAAGATTTACTCAGCCTGGAACCCAAATCTTTCGTCCGCTTCATTGCTGAAGGATCTCTTGGAGAACGGAATTTTAATTTACATCCCGCACCTAATCTTTTATTTACGCGCGATCTCGCCGCCGTTGTTGGGAATATGATCATTCTTTCAAGAGCAGCAAAAGAAGCCCGGGCACGTGAATTTTTGTTGATGAGGACAATTGTTCGCCACCACCCATTATTTGAAGCCGTAAAGAACAATACCATCACGGTTGGTGGGCATCAAACCATAGAAGGCGGTGATGTATTGGTAGCCGCTGAAAACATTGTATTGATCGGCATGAGCGAGCGAACTTCTTTTAGCGGATTGATGGGCGTTGCCGAGCAGCTTTTACATCACGGAGTGGAACATGTATTGGCTGTAGATATTCCCAAACAACGATCGTCCATGCATCTCGATACCATTTTTACTTTTGCGGATGAAACAGAATGCGTGGTTTTTCCCCCATCTATCGAAGAGAAAGAAAACAATGTTGTTGATCTCTTTTCAGACGGAAACTTTGTGCAGTGCCGCCAGTGTAAATCGCTTGAAGGAACCCTCGAAGAGTTGACCGGAAAAGAATTTAACTTTATTAAATGTGGCGGCGAAAAACGGATTGATCAGTTCCGTGAGCAATGGACCGACGGGGCCAATTTATTTGCGCTTGCTCCAGGGGTTGTCGTTGGATACGGCCGCAACACCAAAACCTTTCAGGCGTTGATAGATCACGGCTATCAGCATATGAATCAATATGAATTTGTTGAAGAATTTGAAAACAGGGATCTTAACCCTGAAAATGACGGAAAGATCGCAATCAGCTTTGAGGGACATGAACTTTGCAGAGGTCGTGGGGGTGCTCGTTGTATGACCCTTCCAATATCAAGAAGCCATCTGTCATGACAGACATTTAATCGAAACGATTTAACCTGAAGTAATTTGCCATTCCCAGAAGTAGAAACCCAGACGCAGGAATTCCCGACATTTAAAAAGAAGCCCAAGAATAAGCCTGATGCGTGGACCATCCTCAAACACGTAGCACTGTTTATTGCTACGTTTGCAAGTGTAACATTCGTAGGAATGTTTTTTTGGGTAGGACAAACCGCCGGGGTTGAATCTTATTGGGAAATGTGGCCAGAGGGAGCGCTCTTTGCAAGCCTGTTACTTGCTTTCCTTGCTACGCATGAATTCGGGCACTATTTTGCAGCCGTTTATCACAATGTAAAGGTCACACTTCCCTATTTTATCCCTATCCCTATTGGAATTGGCACAATGGGGGCTGTTATTAAAATTGAAGAGCAAATCCAGGAGACCAAGAAGTTATTTGATATTGGTATCGCAGGGCCTATTGCGGGTTTTGTTGTTTCATTGATTGTTCTGCTATATGGGTTTGCAACACTTCCCGAACCAAGTTTTATTGAAAATTTTGCCGGGCATGAAGCAGTAATCAGCCATGTTCAGGAAACCGGAACCTATCCCGAAACAGCTCCTGAGATTGAAAATGCACCGGAAGGTTCAACCATCATGCTGGGAAATACACTGCTATATTCTCTGCTTGCCAGTTTTTTTAATGACGTTCCGCCCATGTATGAAATGTATCATTACCCATTTCTATTTGCGGGATGGCTGGGCTTGTTCTTTACGGCGCTAAACTTAACGCCAATAGGTCAGCTTGATGGTGGTCACATTTTGTATTCATTAATCGGATTCAAAAAACACCGGACGGTAGCACGAATCTGTTTTGGCTTCATCGCAACACTTGGCGGTTTAGAGGCCATTCCGTTTTTGTTTATAAACATTAATGGATGGTATCCCGGTTATGGATTTTTATCGGTGCTCTTGTGGGCATTCATCCTTTTATTCCTGTTTCGAAAAGCACTGTTCAAAGATCACGTATGGATTGCGCCGATGTGGGCCGTTTCTCTGATTACCAGTGTTGGGTACCTTTATTTTACCAACGGCTTCGCTCAGGCCGGATCACTGATATGGGTTTTTTGGAGCTTTTTCCTGGTTTATTTTGTTAAGATGGAACATCCACCCGTTCTGTTTGAACGCCCGTTGACTCCCTGGCGGAAACGCTTGGGCTGGATCAGCATGGTGGTATTTGTACTTTGTATCAGCCCAACCCCCATTTATTTTGTGAATTAATAAACCTTGTACTGAAACGTCAGAACCAATCTCCTCAAAGATTTTTTTTTGATTCAACATCAATTTTATAACCAAACCCAAATACTTTCTAAATGAGACTTCTTACAATTTCCACTTTCTTATTTCTTTTTCTCTTGATCTCCTGCGGTGAGTCTGAACCTGAAGTAACGGATGAAAATCTTCCATTGCCGGAAAAAATTGACCAGCTCATCCAACAAAATGAGTATGAGACGGCCCTTTCTTTACTGGAAAATGAAAATCAGGACGACCCAAATATTCAACGGCTTCAGGAAAAAACGCATCTCAACTATGGTCTTCACAGTATGAATACATTCGATCAAACCGAGATGAGAACACGTATGAACCAGGCACTTTTGCAATTTACCGAGGTATTAAAAATCAACCCACAAAATGATGTGGCCCTAACCAATATCAACCAGATTCTTTCGATTTATCAAACCATTCCTGATCGCCAACCGGAGACGGAAGTTCTGGAAGGTTTGCGGGAAG
It encodes:
- a CDS encoding ABC transporter ATP-binding protein, with amino-acid sequence MSVISTTGLTKVYNSDQVPVHALRGVDLTIEKGEFTSIVGPSGSGKTTLLNIIGGLDEPTEGTALIQDTDLSTLSDRKLINFRLNHIGFVFQAYNLIPVLTALENVSFIMQMQGRPSKECREKSIELLKEVGLEDKINKRPSELSGGQQQRVAVARALASRPAFVLADEPTANLDSVSTAELLDMMLELNEREQMTFVFSTHDQRVIDRARRVVTLVDGKIDSDERR
- a CDS encoding ABC transporter permease, whose amino-acid sequence is MVVNIIKLGWKNVWRNPARSGVVIVAVLLGTWAGIFCAGFFNGLLEDYLQNQIELYIGHIQIEHPQFGDLYNPKYSIPDKDELIQSLQDEPFVERISAKSVATGLAQSPHSSFGVTIYGIDVGADTSVAIEQYITAGAMPDSTARNPILIGIKLAERLDLDLRSRMVLSFQDVTGDITGGAFRVTGIYDSFVDQIDEGSVFVLQEDLNRLLGNMDAIHNIRIDIEDLAMAETYAAQIREEFPDVEVKTWRDIAPDLRYTFDMMDLTLYIVMIIIIIGLVFSIINTMLMAVLERTRELGMLRAIGMNKARTFSMVMIETVFLTMVGAPVGLFISWLCITYFGNVGIDLSAFAQGLNQYGIGTVVYPSLSWPYYVNIMLMIAVAALFSALYPAWRTLKLKPVQAIRKFN
- a CDS encoding ABC transporter permease produces the protein MLYLNLAWRNIWRNKRRTIITMLSIIVAVFLASVMRSMQEGQYSDMIENTVGTFTGYIQVHADGYWDDKTLDNSFIAADSIYSKIKEEESVQNVVPRLESFALAAGQNQSRPAMIMGIDVEAEKYLSNPERRIQSGTYFESNDEQSVILGRELMERLDIQLGDSLVLIGQGFRGQSATGLYRIRGTIAFPNPELNRSLVVLPLNTAQYFLAADDRVTALSIILEDTDQVETTVNRLQTKFSDEFEVMAWQEMMPELVQTIQADRGSGLIMIAILYIVVGFGILGTVLMMITERTYEFGVMISVGTPRLAIAVMLAFEILLMALVGSGIGILISIPIAWYFNVNPIQFSGDIAEVYQSYGMEAVMQFSTDPVVFYTQAVTVFIITLIFSVIPLIKASRLNPVEAMRS
- a CDS encoding outer membrane lipoprotein-sorting protein encodes the protein MYLIKKVAVAVSLFGLMTLSAYAQTAQEIVQEAYERMEGESSRAEITMQIIRPSWERSVSMKSWSLGEDYSMILITAPARDEGTAFLMRNNEIWNWLPDVNRTIKMPPSMMSQSWMGSDFSNNDLVRESSIVTDYTYEMLGDSTVNGYDCYKIEMIPKPDAPIVWARVVSYISKDDYLHLRAEYFDEDDYMLRVMTGSEVQEMGGRLIPTRMEMNPMDDEGHSTVIIYDDIEFEIDVSEQFFSIQNMKRVQ
- a CDS encoding TetR/AcrR family transcriptional regulator, encoding MSPRTPEQNEEIRQQTRNQIIDAAFKLFANEGYAKTSIAAVAKKAGISKGLIYHYFDSKQDILEAIFDQLIELGEAVTNFPKEFTPVDKIRQTLERTFEFIETESNTGRLMVSLALQPEAFSSLKAKLDKVQEQQLDLYKEIMWDLGYEQPKLEAYQLGAIMDGILLGCVTMGEHYPLKEMKQKILEEYVPD
- a CDS encoding arginine deiminase family protein, whose protein sequence is MKINIPSETATLHGVIVHSPGHEVSLVNPSLKEELLFDDIIFESDARYEHLDMLKIFNAAMPSDGEVFEILDLAEECFQSEDVKAEFIELMIKELPFENIHTIEKDLLSLEPKSFVRFIAEGSLGERNFNLHPAPNLLFTRDLAAVVGNMIILSRAAKEARAREFLLMRTIVRHHPLFEAVKNNTITVGGHQTIEGGDVLVAAENIVLIGMSERTSFSGLMGVAEQLLHHGVEHVLAVDIPKQRSSMHLDTIFTFADETECVVFPPSIEEKENNVVDLFSDGNFVQCRQCKSLEGTLEELTGKEFNFIKCGGEKRIDQFREQWTDGANLFALAPGVVVGYGRNTKTFQALIDHGYQHMNQYEFVEEFENRDLNPENDGKIAISFEGHELCRGRGGARCMTLPISRSHLS
- a CDS encoding site-2 protease family protein — encoded protein: MPFPEVETQTQEFPTFKKKPKNKPDAWTILKHVALFIATFASVTFVGMFFWVGQTAGVESYWEMWPEGALFASLLLAFLATHEFGHYFAAVYHNVKVTLPYFIPIPIGIGTMGAVIKIEEQIQETKKLFDIGIAGPIAGFVVSLIVLLYGFATLPEPSFIENFAGHEAVISHVQETGTYPETAPEIENAPEGSTIMLGNTLLYSLLASFFNDVPPMYEMYHYPFLFAGWLGLFFTALNLTPIGQLDGGHILYSLIGFKKHRTVARICFGFIATLGGLEAIPFLFININGWYPGYGFLSVLLWAFILLFLFRKALFKDHVWIAPMWAVSLITSVGYLYFTNGFAQAGSLIWVFWSFFLVYFVKMEHPPVLFERPLTPWRKRLGWISMVVFVLCISPTPIYFVN